TATAACTTATCATAAACGTAATATTTCATCAAGGCAACGTTTTCATCTTCAATAGCGGCCATTTTTACTCTAACTTCAGCtgtatttcatcatttattagTTAGTGATCACCAGTCAGTCATTTTAGCACTTCAACTTCAATTTTAGTTTGCAAGGCAGAATTTTCACTcgtattttatttcacatacaaacatgttttatgaGTTCTAGTTTCTGATGACATCCCTGACAGGGTCCAGAGTTGTTTGTCTCTCATCTCCACCTGAAATGATTTTTATCAGGCGCTGCTCACTATAGACTAAGATGTTCttcaaaaaactaaagaaagaaattgaTGTGACTGCTCGTTACTGGCTGAAGAGTCAGAGAAGAGGACAACGAtgatgaaaaattaaatcatgACTGTTTGGGTTAAAGATGACTAATGTTTCCAAGAGTCACTGAGAGAAGATCCTGCAGAATCCTGAGGACGctcgtaaacacacacacacacacacacacacacacacacacacacaggctcagGGATGGAGGAGGGAGCGAGTGTTTTCTGCGCATCTTGAATGATAATGATGTTCATGAAGCGCTGACGCTCCTGTGTTTCCATCAGAGCACACACAACACAAGATCTGTGCTgcatgtgaacacacacacacacacacacacacacttactgatTCCTGTTCACACCAACCTCTCAATCACCTCCTTCTTAGAAAATCAAGAAAACTGAGGTTTAATCTCTCTCACAGACAACACACAGCTCTAACGCATGAGCACACacaccctacacacacacacacacacacacacacacacacacacacacacacagacagagacagcaTGCGTGTGCATCTACTGCCACCTTGTGTTTTGGACTGAAATCTGTTGACATTGAACTGGAAGAAGACTTATTGACATTTAGCTCcttcagattattattattcctccAGCCATATTTCAGTATGGAGATATATGTATGTGTCTATGATAACAGAACTATTAATAGAcaacaattaattaatgaatattaaaaaataaaacatttgaagtaattaaaaaaaaagttaattagttaattatatatatatatatatatatatatatatatatatatatatatatatatatatatatagatagatagatagatatagatagatagataattattctttaacaattaaataaaaataatgcattacttaatataagactgtaaaaataaaattaaaataaatccattttaattaaaaaactatgaagaaaataacatttttaataattaattgcaaacaagaacaaataaataacagcaattaaataattagaaatagaatacattttaaaatacattaaaaaagtacatttaaaaaaaatatatatgtgtgtgtgtgtgtgtgtgtgtgtgtctcctggAGAGAGAGACTGAGCTCCATTACAAAAGTGTTtcacactaaaacacaaaccGTTAAACATGGTCTTGCCAGATCTTTACGTGAGGATGCCCCCCGTAGAAGCGTTCCTGATCAGTCGGCCGGTTTATTCAAAGTGATTACCACCTCCAGCTAACCGGCGTTTAACCAGCGCTCCACGGCACAGGCCCTGCGTCCGTCTCATCAGTATGCTGAAGAAACACCAGGCTCTCAACGACTACGGCAGGAAAATCTTATTTCACTTGTGTTTCTCGAACAGCAAGCATCCAATTTAGCGGCGGGCCGGAGCCAAATGACTCTCGCGCATCAATCTGAAGAGAAGCAGGAGGCTTTGAGCTCgtcttcacctgaaacacggactcCTCTCGCCGCCGTGAATACAGACTACACGCCTGGTGATATAACAGACGCATTTAGCCGCTTGAAGTCAATGTGAGCGACCGTTCTGTGTCTCGAACGCCGGCTGGTCACGTGCTTGAAAGGTCACCGCTAAACTTACCGTATGTCTTCGTCTGTGACGGTGAAGGCCTTGCAGAGCGGCTGGGACGTGTTCAGCCAGATGGCCGGGTTCTTCTCGGCCGCCGACGACGTCTGACCGGTGATGGGCGCCGAGCTCATGTGAAGGGCGCTGGCGATGGCCGACAGGAGCGTCTCGTCCGACGAGTCCGGCCCGATACCTGCTCCACAGGACACACGTTAGCCAGCGGTCACTAGCACCGCTCACACCTGACCCCGCCACTTACTCTGGAGACCTCGGGGCAGGTCCATCGTCCGGAGCGCCTCGTCCGACACGTCCGATGACCGCAGACCCTTCAGACGCTTCTCCCAGAACAGCTGAGAGAAACACGGCAGAGAATTATCATCTGGACAGCTTTTAAATACTGTCCTAACAAACCCTGCCTGTCTAGTcagctttcatttaaaaaaaaaatgaacccGTCACTGCTTGTGAGCTCCACGGTCACATATGACattagaaaaacactgaaagaaaataaagcactgAAAACAACAtagaaatatgcaaaaacataaactaaaactcaaatgaaaattaattaattaatcaaaactaatgaataaatattacagtattaaaaactagacatttaaaaaaatatgaaaaggcACAAAAATAGATCAATGTaaacaaactacaaaaaaatcctgacaactattttaagttaaacaaagctagaaaaaaaataatactaaatactaataaatacaatatttaaaaaaattaataaattaaaaattacatggaccaataaactaaattaattacctttaaaatgtttaaacacacagataccaataaataaataaattcataaatagaTATGATTTATCAAGGAAATGCAGCACAATGATCAGATTTCTAATCTATTCTGAATGCATTAAGAGATTTTCTGTTAAACTACTAGTGAGGATAACTAGTCCTTCTGCATCCTCTAGTGGTCAACACTAGATACAGCTTTAAAACACAACTACTCCGTCATTCGCTGACACCGCTTGAATTAGAAGTTAACTAACAAACAACAGAATTAATaggtgaataaaaataaagcaccaTTATTAAAAGCTAAACTAGACGTAGAGTCTGATGCAGCTGATTTCTTGttaataaaagctaaaagaTTTTCAtcaactgaaaaagaaaagaaaacgaaggtaaatagaaatatttggtAAGACTTTAGAACAGGTAACATTCACTCTTAACTATGACTTCTCCTTCAATAAATtagctgattattattattattattattattattattattattagttagcgcagtggtagttaagtttagataGAAAAAGGTATTAATAAGCGTTTAGTTTAATACTAGTactaaatggctaatattgcaGTAATATTCAGGCTAGTTTAGAGCCCCTTAAATGAAGTGAAGCTGAAGGGACCTGTCTGGGCTGCTCCGTGGCTCTCTGGAGGTCGGTCTTGACCTTGTTGTTGGGATGGTTGACCACTTTAGTGACCGGCTGTTTGAAGATGGAGGCTGTTTGTCTGATGGGCAGAGCTGTGTTCAGATCCGGCTTcccctgaaaacacacacacacacacacacacacacacacacacacacacacacacacgtcaggaTTCAGAAGATCTGCTGCTTTCACTCGATTCACAATCAGAGTCTGAAATCAATACTAATTCatcaatattgtaaaatttaccttgaaatttaatgaatttaaattaattccCCTGACATTGTGCTGTGTGTCTGAAGAGAGATGAtacgacagagagagagtgtgtgtaggACAGAATAGTCAAaatagtctctctctctctctctctctctctctctctctctctctctctctctctctctctctctctctctctctctctctctctctctctctctctctctctctctctctctctctctctctctgtctctctctctctctctctctctctctctctctctctctctctctctgtctctctctctctctctctcttctctctctctctctctctctctctctctctctctctctctctctctctctctctctctctctctctctctctctctctctctctctctctctctctctctctctctctctctctctctctctctctctctctctctctctctctctctctctctctctctctctctctctctctctctctctctctctctctctctctctctctctctctctctctctctctctctctctctctctctctctctctctctctctctctctctctctctctctctctctctctctctctctctctctctctctctctctctctctctctctctctctctctctctctctctctctctctctctctctctctctctctctctctctctctctctctctctctctctctctctctctctctctctctctctctctctctctctctctctctctctctctctctctctctctctctctctctctctctctctctctctctctctctctctctctctctctctctctctctctctctctctctctctctctctctctctctctctctctctctctctctctctctctctctctctctctctctctctctctctctctctctctctctctctctctctctctctctctctctctctctctctctctctctctctctctctctctctctctctctctctctctctctctctctctctctctctctctctctctctctctctctctctctctctctctctctctctctctctctctctctctctctctctctctctctctctctctctgtctctctctctctctctctctctctctctctctctctctctctctctctctctctctctctgagtgtgtgtcacGGGGCGAGGCATGTCACCACACCTCAGTAACGTCCAGTCTGATGAACACAGACCTGTTCTGGAAGTTATGAATGCATGATCTCAGAAATCCTGCCTCATCAGAAGTTCTGACTCATAATGATGAAGAGTTTCTGTTAAGCAGCTCGTCAAGAGCAAATGTAGAATACAGACTCTGAACTGAAAACGAAAGCGTATGAAGGTTGATATCATATCAGACACGCTTCACAGGATCAGTGAGACAGCAGAAAACTAGCTTGGTTTAAATGAACACACTTTGTCTATTTACACTCTGTTTTCTCTGATTGGACAGTTATTTGATCTTTAAAACGCGCGCTGGATCTATCCTTCAAAACTTCAAtattctgaatttaaaaaaagaagagtaaAATATACAGATGAGAGAGAATGTTTCTGCAGCTTATAGTAGCCAGATATCAAAGCGCTAGTAAAACACACAACTCTACACAACTCCATACAAGTCTTCACAATTTTGGCCGGGTTCTCCTGTACACTTCTCAATCCAGGGACTAAATATCATGTTTCTTGGGCTCACTTCAACCTGCGCACATGAAAAACAACCCACAGAAACAGTGCTTCAATAATCCGACTCTGCTGGAAAAGCgtggacttggcaacactggtATGACTACAGTGACCGGGTCACCAGAAACACAGACTGGACTGACTAGTTACACCACTCACAGGCATCTTATCTGAGTAACATGATGGCATACACTCATATATCTGCAACATCTCATACTGGccaataaaatatcaaatcagGCATATCCACAAAACTCTACACAACTCCATGCAAATCATCACAACTCCGTGTGTCTTCATACTTTGGTGAAGATGCTGatactagtgtgtgtgtgtgtgtgtcgttctGAGAgtgagacgtgtgtgtgtgtgtgtgtcgttctGAGagtgagaagtgtgtgtgtgtgtgtgtgtgtgtgtgtgtgtgtgtgtgtgtgtgtgtgtgtgtgtgtgtgtgtgagagtgagaaaagtgtgtctgtgtgtgttctgagagagtgagacgtgtgtgtgtgtcattctgagagagacgtgtgtgtgtcGTTCTGAGAGtgaaagaagtgtgtgtgtgtgtcgttctGAGAgtgagacgtgtgtgtgtgtgtgtgtgtgtgtgtgtgtgtgtgtgtgtgtgtcgttctGAGAGAGTGAGACGTGTGTGTGTCATTCTGAGAgtgagacgtgtgtgtgtgtgtgttgttctgagagagacgtgtgtgtgtcATTCTGAGAgtgagagaagtgtgtgtgtgtgtgtgtgtgtgtgtgtgtgtgtgtgtgtcattctgAGAgtgagacgtgtgtgtgtgtgtggttctgagagagtgagacacgtgtgtgtgtgtgtgtgtgtgtgtgtgtgtgtgtgtgtgtgtgtgtgtgtgtggtgttctGAGAGTGAGAAGTACATGTGTGTCATTCTGAAAGAGTGAGACATGAGAGTGTGTTCTGAGagtgaggggtgtgtgtgtcattctgatagtgaggagtgtgtgtgtgtgtgtgtgtgtgtgttgttcagCACCTTGCTCAGGCTGAGGTTGTCGCTGCGCAGTCTCTGCTTGTTCTTCTGCATCTTGCTGGGCATCATTTTGCCCGTCCGGAAGTCGAAGCATCCCAGATCCACCGAGTTCCCCAGATAGCGGGACAGCTGTGGTTTACTCCGGAACTTCTTTCCTGTGGGACTggagcaaaaaacaacaacttcaaCACACTAAAAGTCTTCCAACTCTTCTGACTTCAGACTGAACAAGTTCACAGTGGGGAGTTCTGGctcttctgctcaccgaggatgcatttattaaaatattaatttcaaacagctgttttctgactgagagtttatttctgtgatgcgcaGCTAAACCTTCAGCATCATcaaagtcttcagtgtcacgtgatctttagaaatcattaaagtcactaatatactgatttactgctcaagaaacatttctgattattattattaaagcggaaattataaaatgtatttttcaggattcacaaaTGAGaacagcagcatttattatttcaatattataaacggtcacttttgataaatttaatgcGTTTCTgatgcataaaataatacaatttcttaaaaagaaaaagcctaTGGATTATAAAGGATTGGTAGTCATACTAATAAAGGTTATGGTCGTGAAACCTGGTCACAGCGGCTGAAGATATGAAAACATACACACGAAATCAAAACTGGCTGTAATCTATATGCATTAatacaaactaaaacaataaaacaggagCCAGCTGAAGCCATCATCACCACGCAATCAGCTCATGATTTAAGAGAAAAAATCTGTCCCATCCTGCAGTTTCTCTCAGAAGCCCATGATATTAGAGAGGAGAAGTGTGTTATGAACGGTTTCTTGTTGAGCCTGAGACTAAAGCCCTAATCTGCTCAGATAAAGCTCTGGTCTCCAGGAGAGCTGACCCTTGGACTGACCGCAGCAGGACTAGTTAACCCGCAGTGACACGTCCACACCAACCACCATTATATAACCTCAGATCAGCAGCAAACACAAAGGAGAAATGGAAAAATCatgatttatctttttctttttttttctcaatcaGTGTTTTCTTAATAAATAGGAATAAGACGctcatttgaatgaatcattttttatttttctcttaagTCGAcctttaatataatgttacaatCAGGATTCTATATTCTAGAACCGTACATTtcaatacattataattattattcatattaaaacaatattttacaaacatttaaaaacatcctaacatataacttatatataaatGGCTATAGTTTAATATTaccacactttaaaaataaaggtttgtttgtttaaatacaattaataaaaacattctggaacacattaaacatgaaaatgctATTTGGACGTAATATTTCATGTCATACTTGCTGTgataaggctttttttttgtcttcaaacAATGTTCACTGATGaaatttctgaataaaagcagTTTGAAATGTGAGAAGAAACCTGAAGTAGTAAaagtcaaatgttttatttaatggaaTCACTTGAAACACTTTCTTCTCCAGAGTTCCTCTTCAGGTTTCATCCGTAACGTCTACAAACACAAGAGTGTTTTCTGCTGAATCGACACCAACTCACACCCTGAGGAAACCTGCCAACGGTGAGGCTTTGGATCGCcagtgtgaacacacacacacacacacacacacacacacacacacacacacacacactcactctcacacacacacactcacacacacacacacacacacacacacacacatgcacacacacacacacacacacactcacacacacacacactctctcacacacacacacacacacacacacacacacactcacacacacacacacacacacacactctcacactctcactctctcacacacacacacacactctctctctcacacacacacacacacacactctctctctcacacacacacactctcactcacacactctcactctctcacacacacacacactgtcatgcactcacacactctcactctctctctcacacacatacccatgcacacacacactctcagtcgcacacacactcagtcatgcacacacacacacactcactatcACTCACTAGCAGGTTAACAGTATTTTCTCTCCaataaccctaaacctactcgTCACAGAAACACTAGATCTACTTCAAAACTACTTCTGTCTGATTTATAAACCTTTTCAGGTCAAACATCCTGATCTTTCAGTATTTAAGTGATGACATTTACAACCTCACAAGTACAGCTcaaccagtacacacacacacacacacacacacacacacacacacacacacacacacgttccaGACTGTAAACCTGTGGTAATGCTCTCGTATTCTCCTTCTCACCATGAAGAGGACAAGAACATGAGGAAACACTCTGCCACAGGCGGCACagacaaaaatacactttatgGTGCTGTAGTTACAGTAATGAGTGCAGAGAGGTGAACAGAATACACCAAACATTCATTCTcattagagtgtgtgtgtgtgtgtgtgtgtgtgtgttacattttCAGACATCACTTGATCTGATATTGACCCAgttattgcattacattttgcaggcattatatatgcatttatatgaaagaCTGCAAAACTGAGTGAAGTGCAGCGAGGGAACACTGACAGCACTGCGGTGAGAAGAGTGAGAGATgagtcaaaacacacacacacatcgacacacagacacacacacacacaccgacacacagacacacagacacacacacacacacacacacaccgacacacacacacacacacacacacacacacacacacacacacacacacacacacacacacacaccgacacacacacactgacacacacacactgacacacacactgacacacacacactgacacacacacactgacacacacacacacacagacagacaggcaaacatacacacacacaatcactcactcgtatgcatacacacacacagacaaacagacagacactaTCTGGCTTTAAAACACAGTTCGACACAGTGTTCAAACCGCAGGCTCTGAGAGTTTCTGAAAGATGATacgagacacagagacagacaccaGACACtccgaaagagagagagagagagagagagagagagagagagagagagagagagagagagagagagagagagacagagacagagagagagagagagagagacagagagagagagagagagagagagagagagagagagagagagagagagagagagagagagagagagacagagagagagagagagagagagagagagagagagagagagagagagagagagagagagagagagagagagagagagagagagagagagagagagagagagagagagagagagagagagagagagagagagagagagagagagagagagagagagagagagagagagagagagagagagagagagagagagagagagagagagagagagagagagagagagagagagagagagagagagagagagagagagagagagagagagagagagagagagagagagagagacagagacagagagagagagagagagagagagagagagagagagagagagagagagagagagagagagagagagagagagagagagagagagagagagagagagagagagagagagagagagagagagagagagagagagagagagagagagagagagagagagagagacagagagacagagagagagagagagagagagagagagagagagagagagagagagagagagagagagagagagagagagagagagagagagagagagagagagagagagagagagagagagagagagagagagagagagagagagagagagagagagagagagagagagagagagacagagagagagagagagagagagagagagagagagagagagagagagagagagagacagagagagagagagagagagagagagagagagagagagcgagagagaggttTTTTCATGATTATCACTCAAGTAAATAgtgttcaaaatgtattaggaaagaaatagttttaattagCTACTATTGCCCTGCAGTGAggacataaatgaataaataaatatatatctggGTTGGAGAGCACTATTTCACTCATAGTATTAATCTACAGACTCAGTGTCATCAGGTGTTCAGCAGGAAAGCAGTTTTCCATCCGAATAAACACTGAAGCGCTTCGGCCGGCGTTCTGCTTCTCGAACACGCAGCTGCTTGGAGTTTATTGGGAATGACTCAATAACAGATTGCAGCGCTAACAGGAAGTCGCCTGCCCTCCAGTGAGAAACAATGAAACTAATGAAGCTCCGTTAGCGAGAACATCATCTCGAGACGTCAGAGGACCAACGGCCTGTGGGAGGAAGAAGACTAATCCCAGAATCCTTCAGTGTGATCAGGacgacctctgacccctgaACAAACAGCTACATGTAGTGTGACGAAAGCTTCTCATCCGGATGGACAGCCTCTCATGGTGTGGAGCAAAACATCTCCTAACGACCTTCTGTCTTCAAGGATGAAAGAACAGACACTTGGAGTAAAAATATCAGCTAAAACCATCACGCACAGAATAAACTCGTACAACACCACGACAATTTAACTGATTAGTAGTGTCTGCCAAGCCGGTCGTCACTAGTACTAATGAGggtaaccattaaaaaaatccagtttgtgagtgaatgggtgccgtcagaacgagagaaTAATCCACATcctccagtccatcagtgaacatctggagaagacagaagatcaaagtAATCCATCACTGAGACGTTTTTACCTCAAATACGAGTTCTTATGGATTATGACTCTATGGTTCTTCAGAGCATCTTAatgtggatgtttttatcatcttggactgtcattctgacggcacccattcactgcagagcatccactgagTTACATGCAGTCGAATGGAATGTAACAGGAAGTAATGTCACTCATACATCCTGAGACGCCACATTACTTGAGGACTGCAGATATATTCTGATGGCAGATCAGTTTACAGGTCTCTCGCTGCCATGATggcaccttacacacacacacacacacacacacacacacacaccccatgACGTGTGAACACAGAGCGAGGAACGCAGCATGGCTCTCGACTGAAAACACACTCAGATCTCTCCAGACAACCTGAAGACGGTTTGACTcgagtcgtgtgtgtgtgtgtgtgtgtgatgaagtcagaGTAGTAATCAGACACCGACAGTAATCGGAGtcccgtcacacacacacacacacacacacacacacacacacacacacacacacacacacacacacacacacacacacacacgcacacacacacgcacacacacacaacacggCTCTTGATTTAGACTCTGACTAATACAGATCATCAAAAAGCAGTGCTGATGTAACACTGATACACAGACCACCCTGGATAGCTACTATTtcacaaactaaataaattctgcatttaatatgaaataagcattctatatatgtattttaaatattaaaatgtcgcGTACAGGGTaagaaaatatgaatacaaaataaatttttttattcagttttcttaaaaatatagtttCACAAACGATCAGGGAACTGCAACTTCTACAGcaatttttgcatgcattctaaATTAGTTATAGTTTACTAGTTTATTAGTTACAGTTATAGTTTTtggcaggaaaaaaatataGCATGTATTActactatattactatattactacAGTGTAtattgtcacatgacctcattATGTTTGTTTCAGTAAGGAGTGTCagatgcataaaacaaaatcagatAAAACACACTCCAGTCATCTGAACAGAGCCAAGTGGAAGTGAAACTCTCAATAATAATATCAGCCAGTCGGCCTTTTGATTATCAGCGTAACGTCAGCTAAAGAAACTCCACACGTCTTCCTCAGAATCACACCCAGTCCGCCGGAAGCACGGCTTTCCCTGGAACCGGAAGTGCACCGTTTTTGCACCAAACACAGATCAAAACCGAGACCAAAACCACGAGCGCATCTCAGAGCAACACGAAAGCCCCGAGAAGCAAACATCCTCTGCTGGACGCACACGAGCGAGCTCTCCGATCGAGACACGGCTGAATCGTTCACGAATCAAGGTCACGGCCTCGGCGTGTTAAAACAGGAACAACCCTCGGCCTTCTCCTTTCACTGAGAAATGAGAACTAGATTTATCTTCTGATATCAGAACAATCACCGAGGATGCACTGCGGGAAGAAATGCTATATGCTTCAGAGCTATTTCGGTGTTTTATCGtttatgttttctcttttttagttttcatgtGTATGTGCTTGGATGTTaatggttcactcaaaaatttcATGGCAACAT
This genomic interval from Puntigrus tetrazona isolate hp1 chromosome 5, ASM1883169v1, whole genome shotgun sequence contains the following:
- the mbd2 gene encoding methyl-CpG-binding domain protein 2 isoform X2, which produces MIMERKRTDCPALPPGWKKEEVIRKSGLSAGKSDVYYYSPTGKKFRSKPQLSRYLGNSVDLGCFDFRTGKMMPSKMQKNKQRLRSDNLSLSKGKPDLNTALPIRQTASIFKQPVTKVVNHPNNKVKTDLQRATEQPRQLFWEKRLKGLRSSDVSDEALRTMDLPRGLQSIGPDSSDETLLSAIASALHMSSAPITGQTSSAAEKNPAIWLNTSQPLCKAFTVTDEDIREQELKVHQARRSLEEALMADGLARAAESSRDTQGRAA
- the mbd2 gene encoding methyl-CpG-binding domain protein 2 isoform X1, giving the protein MIMERKRTDCPALPPGWKKEEVIRKSGLSAGKSDVYYYSPTGKKFRSKPQLSRYLGNSVDLGCFDFRTGKMMPSKMQKNKQRLRSDNLSLSKGKPDLNTALPIRQTASIFKQPVTKVVNHPNNKVKTDLQRATEQPRQLFWEKRLKGLRSSDVSDEALRTMDLPRGLQSIGPDSSDETLLSAIASALHMSSAPITGQTSSAAEKNPAIWLNTSQPLCKAFTVTDEDIRLVSALESGSAPQWTPGYDVISLRQRHTFNNTVPIASAKRIF